The Myxococcota bacterium genomic interval AAGCCTGAGCCAGCGCCAGCGCGCCGAGCGAGACGCGCAGCGCCCACATGCGCGAGCCGTTGGCGCCTGCCGACCGGTAGGCGAGCTCCAGGTTCTCGCGCACCGCCGCCTCCTGGCGCGGCAAGTCCCTCGCCAGGATCATGGCGCGGATCCCCTGCAGCTGGGCACGGCGCACCCACTCGCCCGTGCGCTCGACCAGCGACGCCGTCTCTTCCAGGACCGCGAGCGCCTCGTCGAGCCGGCCCGCGAGAGACAGCGCGCTGGCCAGCCCGCTCATCACGCCCGAGCGGTGCGTGACCACGCCGCTCGCGTCGAGCTCGGCGAGGCTGGCGCGAATCAGCTCGATGCCGCGCTCCAGGTCGCCGAGCTCCGCTGCGAGATAGCCTTCCATGGTCTGCGCCCAGATGGCGAAGTCCGCGAAGCCGTAGTCTTCCGCGATTTCCGCCAGCGCGCGCTGGTGCGGGAGTGACTCCTGGAGCTCGCGCCGCTGGATGCGCACGATCGCGGCGAAGAAGTGCGCCAGCCCCACGCTGTAGGGCTGCGAGCGGCGCGTCATGTCGTCGATCACGCGCTGGGCGCGGCGCAGGCCGGTGTCGGCGAAGCCGAGCTCGCACTCGATCATGGCCAGGTTGCCGTGCGCGCCGGCCGCGACCGGCGTCCAGGTCGCGTAGGCCAGCGGGTCGGCGCCCTGCAGGTCGCACAGGCTGCACGCGAGCTCGAGCTCGCTGCGCGATGCGGTCAGCTCCCCCATGTACAAGAGTCTCTCGCCGATCTGCGCGTGCGCGCGCGCGCGGATCTCGGGATCGTCGGCGGCCTGGGCGGCCGCGCGCATGGCGGGCTCGAACTCGGCGGTGCGCGGGATCTCGCCGTGCACCTCGTAGTAGGAGTGCAGGCCGTTCAGGGCGGCAAAGCGCCGGCGCGGGTCCGGGGCGTCGCGCGTGAGCCGCTCGGCGCGGTGGTACAGCTCGCGCACCTGCAGCTGGCCGTAGCCGTGCGCGGCGACCAGGCTCGCGCCCTGACCCAGGAGTGAGTCGACGAGCAGCTCGGGCGCACCGTCCGCGCGCTCGAGCAGCTCCACCGCCGCGCCGAAGTGCGACGCGGCCTCGCCGTGCGCGTGAGCCGCCACCGCGCGCCGGCCCGCCTCGACGTGCGCTGCGGCCGCCTCGCGCGGCGCGCCCGCCGCGCGGAAGTGCAGCGCCAGCTCGGCGGGCTCGGCCTCGGCGCGGGCGAGCTCGGCGGCGCAGGCGCCGTGGAGCGCCCGGCGCCGGGCCGGAGTCACGCGCGCGTACAGCGCGTCGCGCAGCAGCTCGTGCGCGATGGCCAGCCGCGGCCCGCCGCCGGAGGGCGCGCGGCCCAGCAGGAAGCTCGTGCCCGCGATCTCGCGCGCGAGTGACTCGACCCGGTCCGCGCCCCGCCCCGACACGCGCGCCAGGAGATCCAGCGAGAACGCAGGACCGATCACCGCCGCGGTCTCCAAGAGCTCGGCCAGCTCGGGCGGCAGGGCGGCGAGCTGGAGCTCGAAGAAGCGCTGCAGTGAGTCTGGCAGCACGCGGGAGATCGTCTCGGGCGGGGCGTCGAGGCGCCACGCGCCGCGTTCGCGCAGCACCGCCCGCCGCTCGACCAGGTCGCTGACCAGCCAGGACGCGAACAGCGGCAGTCCGCCCGTGCGCTCGTACACGGCCTTGCCCAGTGATTCGGAGATCTCGGCCGAGAAGCGCGACTCCAGATACGCGCGCACGTCGGCTTCGGACAGGCGCCCGAGCTTGATCTCGCTGCAGCCGTCGCGGCCGAGCCGGCCCGCGAGCAGCGCCCGCAGGGGCCGGGCCTCGGCGCCGAGCGCGGCGTCGCGGAAGGTCGCCACCACGAGCAGCCGGGCGCGCAGCGTGCGCCGCGACAGGAAGTCGAGCAGCGCGATCGTCGACGGGTCGGCCCAGTGCAGGTCCTCGAGCAAGAGCACCACGCTGCGCGCGCCCGCCAGCCACTCCAGAGCGCTGGCCAGCTCGAGCAGCATGCGCTGCTGGCTGACTCCGTCCGCCGACGGCCCCGTGAGTCCGAGCTCGGGAATCAAGGTCGACCACGCCGGCGCGTTGCGCCCCAGGCTGCGCGCCACGGAGTCACCGTCGTCGCTGCGCAGCAGCTCGCCGACCGCGGCGACCACCGGAAGATACGGCTGTCCCTCGCCCTGCGGCACGCACTGCCCCTGGCCGACCAGCGCGCCGGCCAGCGCGGGGTCGCCGCGGAAGGACTCGAGCAGGCTCGTCTTGCCGATTCCCGCCTCGCCCGACACCAGCACCAGCCGCCGGTGCGAGCGGTCGGCCTCGGCCGCCGCCAGGCACAGGCGCCGCAGCGCGTCGGCGCGGCCGACCAGCGGCGCGCGGTCCGCCACGACCGGAGTCACCGCGCCGATGAAGCGCAGGCCGCGCCCGTGCACCGTCTCGATCCAGGTCGGCGCGCGCGGGTCGTCGGCGAGCGCGGCCCGCAGCTCCTGCACGCGCTTCGCGACCGCCGCGTCGGAGACGGCGGCGCGCTGCCACACGTGCGCGATCAGGTCCTCCTTGCTCACGAGTTCGCCCGCGCGCGCGAGCAACAGGTGGAGCAGGATCAGCGCGCGGTGAGTCACCTCGACCGGTGAGTCGCTGCGCCAGAGGCGCGGCTCACCCGCGTCGAAGAGGAAGGGTCCGAAGCGCAGCGCAGGGCGCGCACTCTTCGCGGACGTCCGGGGCTGGGTCACAGGCGGGGGCCTCTTTGCCCCAGGATATCAGGACTCGTCCGCCAGGTCGCGCAGCAGGTGCATGCGCGGCGAGATCGACACAGCGGCGCGCCCGCTTGAGGTGACTGACTAGCGCGGGCGACACAGGGCGAGCGGGAGCACCACGCCGAAGCGCTCCTGCAGGCGCTCCATGTCGGCCAGGTCCTTCTCCGCTGGCGCGTAGCCTTGGCCGTGACACGCCACTTGCGCTTCGGGCGAGAGACAGCGCACCTCGCGGCTCCCCACGCGGCCGCGCCCGCGGAAAGCCGAGGGCGGGAACGGCCAGCTGCCGCCGGGCAGGCGAAAGACCCCGAAACCCCGCGCATCGAAGGCGATCGCGTGCACGTCGACCTCGCGGCCGCGCGCGTCGGCCAGCACGAAGCTCGTCGCGCTGCCGCCGGGCCTGGGCGAGAAGCCCGCGGCCGCGAGCGCCTCGCACAGCCGCGGCACGTCGCCGGCCGCGAGGATCAGGTCGAGGTCGCGATGGCTCCGAGTCTCTTCGCCCAGCAGCGCGTCGATTCCCCAGCCGCCGTCGAGCCAGACCTCGACCTCGGCGCGCTCGAGCAAGGCCAGGACCTCGCGCACCGACTCGCCGGTCACTCCGAGTCTTCGATCGCGAACGCGCCGCTGTCCTTCTGCACCCGCACCAGCTTCGAGCCGTGCGAGACGGGCGCCAGGCTCTGCTGCTCGTAGAACAGCGCCTCGCTGCGAGTCACGAGCGGCACCAGGAACGAGTTGAAGCGCCCGCTCGTCGAGTCGTACAGGCCATCGTGCTGCCACAGCCAGCGGCCGCCCTCCAGGTCGATGCGGCCCACGAAGCCGCAGGCCGAGACGTAGAGCGAAGAGCCGTCGAGCGCGGCCGGCCCGACGTTGAACGACGGGATCTTCACGTGCCAGGTCACGTGGAAGTCGGGCGGCTGCAGGCGCGCGACGCCGCCCCAGCCCTCCTCGCCGTTCCCGACACCGAACAGCACGATCAGGTCGCCGTGATACGGCGCGGAGTAGATCCGGTCGGTGAGCGCCGAGTCATAGGGCAGCGAGAAGCGCGTGCCCGCCCCGTCGCCGGTCTTCACCTCTGCCGCGCCGATGGCAGAGACCGCGATCGAGCGCTCGCCGAAGCCGAACGTGCAGGTGCGGTCGAGCTCTTCCGGATTGCCCACACAGCTCGCCGTCGGAGTGATCACGGGCGTGCGCGCAACGGCGGGCGCGGACTCGGGCCGGGCGCAGCCGGCTGCGATCAGCCCGGCGACGAGGCAGGCTCGGGCGAGGGTCCCATGCGCAGCCGCGCCAGGCGATTCAGCTCGCGCTGGATGTGCTCGTGCAGGTTTGCGATCCACGCCAGCGCCTTCTTGTGAATCCGCCCGTTCTCCTGCAGCAGATTCCTGCTCTGCAAGAGCTCGGTGCGGATGGCCGACGTATCGTACTTCAGCGCGACCTCGAGGTAGTGGCCGCGCGTGTCGACCGCCGCGATCACGGTCCCGGGCTGCAATGACTCCGGGAACCAGCTGTTGCCCGGCGGGTCGGTCATGTAGCTCGCGAACACGAAGCGCTCGAAGTTCGCGGGCGGGACGAGCGGGTCGTAGCCCACGGCAGCGCTCTTGTTGCGGATGCCCGCGAGGATCGCGACCTCGACGTCGCGCGCCGTGAGCCCCTGAGGCACGGTGATCGTGGGCAGCGAGGCGGGTATGGGAACGGTCCGGCAGCCGAGAACGCCCGCCACGCCCACCAGGACCAGCCATGAGGTCAACCAGCGCGCAGCTCGTGCCATGAACCCATTGTAACACGGGGTGACACGCCTCACTCATTGGATTTCGCGGCCTTCCGAACGAAACGCGAATCGGAGGCGACATGAAAGCGTTGTATCTCTGGCCGGACCACGCGGCGCTGTCGCTGTTCGTGCTGTGGGTCGGAAGCGTCGTGTTCCTGTGGGCGGCGCGCGAGCCGGTCCTGGCGCTGCTGCGCGCCTTGGGAGAGTTCGTCGCCGAGGGCTGCGCGGCGCTTGCGCGCGGCTGTGAGTCGGCTGCGGGCGACCTGCGCAGCCGCGCGCACGCAGCGCTGCTGGCGGCCGGCAGGCTCGAGGCGCAGGCGCGGCTCGGGCGCGAGATCCAGCGCATCGACAAGACCTTCACGGAGAGACTCGGGCAGTACTCGGGCCTCTCGCGCCGGCTCGACGACCTCGTGGTCAAGCTCGAGGGCGACTACCAGGAATGCGCGATCACACCGCCCGAGGTCCCGGGCTGGTCCGCGGCGGTGCAGGCGATCGCGCAGATCCCGACGCCCGGCGACGCGAACGTGCAGAAGGTGCTCGAGAGCATCCGTGAGTCGTCGGAGGACGCGGCGGAGCGTGCGCTGAAGCAGCACCGCGACGACACGGCCCGCCGGCACAAGCTGCTCGCCGGCATGGGCTCGCTGTGGAAGGACGCCCGGGACCTGCTGGCCCGCATGCGCGAGTCGGTCACTGCGGCGCTGGAGACCACCACGCGCATCCACGGCTACGTGGAGGAGTACGAGAAGATCTCCAAGTCCGAGGAGGCCGCGGCGCGCGCCCTGACCTACTCGGCGGTGAAGCTGTTCGCGGTGTCACTGCTCGTGCTCGGGGTCGCGCTCGGCGGCGCGTTCGTGAACTTCCAGCTGATCGCGTTGCCCATGTCGGAGCTCGTGCCGGCCGGCGCGCGCATCGGCGGCCTGCCGGTGTCCGCGATCTCGGCGCTCGTGATCGTGTTGATGGAGACCGCGCTCGGCATCTTCGCGATGGACATGCTGGGCGTGACCGATCTGTTCCCGAAGCTGCACGGCATTCCGGTCTCGCGCCGGCGCATGCTGCTCGGGCTGTCGCTCGCCGGGCTCTTGTTCCTGTCGTGCGTGGAGAGCTCGCTGGCGGTGCTGCGCGAGTCGATTGCCGAGGCCGACGCCGCGCTGCGGCTCTCGCTCGCGGGCGACGAGGCGCGCGCGGTGACAGAGGCGTCCGCATCGCAGATCCCGGTGGTGGGCCAGGCCGTGCTCGGCTTCGTCCTGCCCTGGATCCTGGCCATGGTGGCGATCCCGCTCGAGCTCTTGCTCGACAGCGGCCGGCACGTGGCGTCGGCGCTGGTGGTGCTCGCGCTGCAGGGCATCGCCCTGCTGGGCCGCGCGGGCGCGCACTCGGCGACCCGGCTCACCGCCATGCTGGCCGCCATCTACGAGATCTACGTCAGCATCCCGACCAAGCTCGAGCGCACGCTGCGCGCGCCCAAGCAGCCGCGGGAGTCGCTCTCGTGAGGCGGCTGGCGCTCGCGCTCGCCGCCGCCTGGCTCACGGCCTGCTCCGACGCGAGTCAGTACTCGCAGGCGGTCGCCGTGCTGATCGACACGTCCGGAACCTACGCCGACCAGGTACCGGAGGTCGCGCGCATCGTGAAGCGCGAGGTGCTGCCGGAGCTCGTGCCCGGCGACACGCTGGCGATCGTGCGCATCGACAGCGAGAGCTACGAGAAGGCCGACGTGATCGAGCTGGTCACGCTCGACCAGCGGCCGTCGCACGCCGCAGCGCAGAAGCTGGCGCTCGCCAAGGCGCTGGACGAGTTCGCGGCGCGCACCGAGCGCTCGCAGTACACCGACATTCCCGGCGCCATGATGCTGGCCGCCGAGTATCTCCACGAGGCCGGCGCCAAGAGCCGCGTGATCCTCTTGTTCAGCGACATGGAGTCCGACCTGCCGCCGGGCGCCAAGCGCCGCTTCTCGGAGCGCGAGTTCGAGGGCATCCGCGTGGCCGCGCTGAACGTGAAGCAGCTCGCGCCCGACAACCAGAACCCGGACCTTCTGCGCGCGCGCCTGGCGAGCTGGCAGAAAGAAGTGACTCGCGCGGGCGCGGGCGGCTTCTCGACCTTCCTCGACCCGGCGAAGCTGGCGCCGTTCCTGGCCGAGATCCGCTAGGTGGCCAGCACCGAGCGCACGAAGGCGTGCGACTCGAGCCGGTGCAGGAAGCCCAGGTGGTCGAGCTGCGCCAGACTCGCGTTGCGGCGGCGCGGGCCGGGCACGACGTGCGCGGCGTCGAGCGGCACGACCGCGTCGCCTCCGGCACTCACCGCGATCAGCTCCGAGCCGCGCGGCACGGGCCAGCGCTCGAGCTCGCGCAGGAACGCCGAGCCCGGGAGCATCTGCCAGATGCCGCGCGAGAAGGCGCCGAACAGCACCGCGCCGGCCAGCGCCAGCGGGGTGCCCCGGTGCGGCGTGCCCAGCGTGACCACGCGCCGGATGCGGCGGCGTGAGTCGAGGCGCTTGAGCGCGTAGGTCGCGACCAGCCCGCCCATCGAGTGACCCACCACGTCGGCGTGGTGGAAGCCGGGCACGCGCGCCAGCTCCTCGAGCGCGGCGATGACTCGCTCGGCGGAAGCCTCGACCCGCCCCAGCTGGGCCGCGACGCGGCCGCCCAGCCGCAGGCGCACGATCGGCCGGCCCAGCGCCTGCCCGAGATAGCTCTCGAGCGGCAGCAGGCACAAGCTGGGCGTGCAGAAGCCCTGCACGAGCACGATCGGTTGCGCTGCCATGACGGGGCTTGCCATTGCAAACAGGTCGCCAGCCCTGGCCGGCCCGCTACGCCCGTGTCGCCGTGGTATTTTCGGGGCATGCGACACCGCTTTGTGGCGCTGGCTGCAGTTTTGGCCTTCGCCGGCGTGCACGCGCTGCAAGCGGCCGAGCCCGCGCCGAGTGACTGGACGGCGCTCGCGCCGGTGCAGGAGATCCAGGTGTTGTCCGAGAATCCCGACGGCTCGCCGCGCGAGACGACCGTCTGGCTGGCCGTGGTCGACGGCCAGGGCTTCATCCGCACGGGAAATACCTCGTGGTACCCGAATCTGGAGCGCAAGCCCGAGATCGGCGTGCGCGTGAGCGGCGCGGAATACGCCGTGCGCGCCGAGCCGATCGAGGACGAGTCACTCCGCGAGCGGGTGATCGCGCAGTTCCGCGAGAAGTACGGCTGGTCCGATCGCATGGTGGGCTGGTTCTTCCCGGGCCGGCCGCACATCGTCAAGCTGGCGCCGCGCGCGCCGTGATTCGGGGGTTCCATGGCGAGTGACACGAAGGTGCTGATCGACGGTCTGTGCTTCCCGGAGGGCCCGCGCTGGCACGACGGCCAGTTCTGGTTCTCGGACATGCACGACCAGCGCGTGGTGCGCGCCAGCCTGGACGGCCGGAGCGAGACCGTGGTGCGCGTGCCCGAGCGCCCCTCGGGGCTGGGCTGGCTGCCCGACGGCCGCATGCTCGTGGTCTCGATGCAGGACCGGCGGCTCATGCGCCTGGATCCCGGGGGACTCACTCCGGTCGCGGACCTCTCGCAGGTCGCGACCTTCCACGTGAACGACATGGTCGTGGACCGCGCGGGCCGCGCCTACGTGGGGAATTTCGGCTTCGACCTGGTCGGCGGCGCGCAGCCGAAGACGACGTCGCTCGCGCGCGTCGACCCCGACGGCCGGGTCTCCGTCGCCGCCACCGACCTCATGTTCCCCAACGGCACCGTGATCACGCCCGACGACCGCACGCTGGTCGTGGGTGAGTCGTTCGGCAACAAGCTGACCGCCTTCGACAAGGCGCCCGACGGCACGCTCTCGAAGCGGCGCGTGTGGGCCGCGCTCGAAGGCGGCGCGATCCCCGACGGCATCGCGCTCGACGCCGAAGGCGCGATCTGGGTCGCATCGCCCACCACGGGTGAGTGTCTGCGTGTCCACGAGGGCGGCCGGGTGTCTCGCCGGCTGCGCGGCGCGGGGCTGGCGTACGCCTGCGCGCTGGGCGGGCCCGAGCGCAAGACGCTGTTCGTGTGCACCGCCGAGACGCACGACCCCGCGGAGTGCGTCGCCAAGCGCACCGGCCGGATCGAGATCGCGCACGTCGACGTGGCCGGCGCGGGCTGGCCGTGAGTGTCTGGCGCCTGTTCGCGTCGACCTTCGGGCTGATCCTCCTGGCCGAGCTCGGCGACAAGACCCAGCTCGCGACGCTGGCGCTCGCGGCCTCGAGCGACTCGCGCTGGGTGGTGTTCCTGGCCGCGGCCTCCGCGCTGGTGTTGACCAGCGCCATGGCCGTGCTCGCCGGCGAGGCGGTGACTCGCGTCGTGCCCGCGATCTGGATCCAGCGGGCGGCGGGAGTCAGCTTCGTGGCGCTGGGTCTCTTGCTCTTGCTGCGCGCCTCGCCCGTCTCTCGCTGAGACTCAGCTCACCAGCCGTCCTCGGGCATGATGCCCGACGTCAGGTACGACGACTTCGTGGTCCGCCAGAACGCGAGGTCCTTGTCCTTGTGGCGCAGGATGCTGTTCACGTTCTGGTTGACCCAGCTCGCGCAGTCCGGACCGCAGCGCAGGAGCTCGAGCTGCTGCCAGGCCTGCCACTCCGGACCGCCGAGCTCCGACTTGCGCACGGCCCGGAACGAGAAGCGCGACTTGAAGAAGCCCCAGCGCGGCGCGACCATCATGTAGTAAGTCTTGCCGCCGTCGACCTGCGCGCTCAGAAAGTCGGCAGTCTCGCCGATCACCATGAACAGGTGATACCCAGGGTGGACCGCCCAGGCCACGCGCGTCGAGCCCGAGCTCACTCCGATGAAGTGATCGCCGTCGTCGGCGATCTCGTAGAGCGTGGCCTGGGTCGCGTTGTTGTCCTCGTTCTCGCGCACGAACATGATCAGCGCCTCGTCCGGGCCCTGCGGCACGATGCGCTGGTTGCCGTAGCGGATCATCAGCGGGCTGATGTTCTGTCCCGGCGGCGCCTCGGCGCAGCCCGCCAGCACCAGTGCCAGCAGCGAGAGCGCGAGCCCGCGCATCAGCCCCTCCACTCCCCGCGGCGCAGCACCAGCCGCACGAACTCCTCGGCCGGCCCGATCGAGCGCGCGGCGCGCACGAGTGAGTCGTCGAGGTTCTGACTCGCGTGCGCGCGCAGCGCGTCGAGCTTGCGCTCCAAGGTCTTGGTCACGTCGACCCGTACGGTAGGCTCGGCCGTGTCCATCAGCCAGACCTCGCGCGGGAACCAGGTGCGCAGGCCCGCGCCCGCGAGCTGCTCCTGGAAGAAGTTCGGGCTCGCGGCGCGCGGGTACACCGAGTCGAGCAGGCCCTGGCCGGCGGCGCGGTGGTCGGAGTGCTGCAGGCGGAAGCGGTCGCGCACGGGCGCGAACACCGCCCGCGGGTCGTGGGTCACGACCACGTCGGGGCGCACCCGGCGCAGCCACCAGACGAGTCTCTCGCGCAGCGCGTCGTCGTTCACGAGCTCGCCGTCCTCGCGGCCCAGGTTCACGCGCTCGTGGAACGGGACGTGCGCCGCCGCAGCTTCTTGCTCGGCGGCACGCGCGGCGACCGGTTCATCGAGATCCCGGCCGCCGCGCCCCCCTCCCGTGCAGACGACGAGCCCGACGTGCGCCCCCGCGTCAGCCAGCCGCGCGAGCGTGCCGCCCGCGTAGAACTCGGCGTCGTCGGGGTGCGCGCCGACCGCGAGCACGCGAGTCGCGCCGAGCGCGGTCGGGTCGAGCTCTTCCATTCCTAGCGGCGCAGCGCGGTGACTTCCTGCTGCAGCTTGCCGATCGCCGCGCAGATCTCGTCGAGCCGGCCGTGCAGGTCGCGCAGCTCGTTCGAGCCAGCGCCCGCGGGCGCGCGCCGTCCGTGACCGGCGCGCTCGCGCAGCACGTTGTAGCAGGCGCGCAGCATGCGGCCGCTGTCGCGCTCCTCGGCAACGTAGCGCCCGAGCAGCTCGCCGGTCTTGATGTCGATCGACTCGTCGTCGAACACGCCCTTGAACGGGTCACGGCTGTTGCGGCCCTCGCCGCCGAAGCCCAGCGCCTCGAACTTCTCGAGGTCGCTGCAGTCGGCGTTCGCGATCGCCATGTTCTTCTCGAACTGCGGGTCCGGCCGGTCCTGCACCGTGAAGCCCAGCTCGCACAGGCGCTTGGTGAAGGCGTGTGAGTGCTCGCCTTCGCGGATCGCCACGGTCGCGATCACCTTCTTCACGTCGGCGTCGGGCGTCTTTGCAGCCCAGCACGACAGATACTGGTGCGCGCGGCCCTCGCCCAACGCGATCGCGTTCAGGAGTCCCAGATAGCTCGGCTTCTTCGCGGTTCCTTCCATCACCTTCTCCTCTCAGGCCGGCTCGTTCGAGAACCGGATGTTGTTCTTCTGCATGCCCTCGAGCACGATCGAGACTCCGCCCGAGCGCATCATCCACTCAAGCCGGTGATCGCGGTACTCGCGCTTGAACAGGCCGGACTTCAGCATGCCCTGCAGCACCTCGACACCGACGCCCACTTGGACGGCGCCGATGTCGGCGACGCAGCGCTTCACGCTCGGGCGCTCCATCACGCGCGCGAGCCACTTCGCCAGGTTCGAGCCCGCGCGCGGCGCGTTGCCCTGGCCGGCCGCGCCCGCCACGAACGGGTAGGCGCAGGCATCGCCCCAGCCGAAGGCGTCGCCGTTGAACCAGGTGCGCGAGCCGAGCTCGCGCTCGAGCCAGGCGTTGAACTGCCCGATCTGCTCGGCGGCGCGCTTCAGGAGCTGAGTCTTGAGCTCG includes:
- a CDS encoding AAA family ATPase produces the protein MTQPRTSAKSARPALRFGPFLFDAGEPRLWRSDSPVEVTHRALILLHLLLARAGELVSKEDLIAHVWQRAAVSDAAVAKRVQELRAALADDPRAPTWIETVHGRGLRFIGAVTPVVADRAPLVGRADALRRLCLAAAEADRSHRRLVLVSGEAGIGKTSLLESFRGDPALAGALVGQGQCVPQGEGQPYLPVVAAVGELLRSDDGDSVARSLGRNAPAWSTLIPELGLTGPSADGVSQQRMLLELASALEWLAGARSVVLLLEDLHWADPSTIALLDFLSRRTLRARLLVVATFRDAALGAEARPLRALLAGRLGRDGCSEIKLGRLSEADVRAYLESRFSAEISESLGKAVYERTGGLPLFASWLVSDLVERRAVLRERGAWRLDAPPETISRVLPDSLQRFFELQLAALPPELAELLETAAVIGPAFSLDLLARVSGRGADRVESLAREIAGTSFLLGRAPSGGGPRLAIAHELLRDALYARVTPARRRALHGACAAELARAEAEPAELALHFRAAGAPREAAAAHVEAGRRAVAAHAHGEAASHFGAAVELLERADGAPELLVDSLLGQGASLVAAHGYGQLQVRELYHRAERLTRDAPDPRRRFAALNGLHSYYEVHGEIPRTAEFEPAMRAAAQAADDPEIRARAHAQIGERLLYMGELTASRSELELACSLCDLQGADPLAYATWTPVAAGAHGNLAMIECELGFADTGLRRAQRVIDDMTRRSQPYSVGLAHFFAAIVRIQRRELQESLPHQRALAEIAEDYGFADFAIWAQTMEGYLAAELGDLERGIELIRASLAELDASGVVTHRSGVMSGLASALSLAGRLDEALAVLEETASLVERTGEWVRRAQLQGIRAMILARDLPRQEAAVRENLELAYRSAGANGSRMWALRVSLGALALAQASGMDRARWRERVGRALAAMPEGRETRDQIEARALLSQVTP
- a CDS encoding amino acid transporter, with translation MTGESVREVLALLERAEVEVWLDGGWGIDALLGEETRSHRDLDLILAAGDVPRLCEALAAAGFSPRPGGSATSFVLADARGREVDVHAIAFDARGFGVFRLPGGSWPFPPSAFRGRGRVGSREVRCLSPEAQVACHGQGYAPAEKDLADMERLQERFGVVLPLALCRPR
- a CDS encoding VWA domain-containing protein, whose amino-acid sequence is MRRLALALAAAWLTACSDASQYSQAVAVLIDTSGTYADQVPEVARIVKREVLPELVPGDTLAIVRIDSESYEKADVIELVTLDQRPSHAAAQKLALAKALDEFAARTERSQYTDIPGAMMLAAEYLHEAGAKSRVILLFSDMESDLPPGAKRRFSEREFEGIRVAALNVKQLAPDNQNPDLLRARLASWQKEVTRAGAGGFSTFLDPAKLAPFLAEIR
- a CDS encoding alpha/beta fold hydrolase — its product is MAAQPIVLVQGFCTPSLCLLPLESYLGQALGRPIVRLRLGGRVAAQLGRVEASAERVIAALEELARVPGFHHADVVGHSMGGLVATYALKRLDSRRRIRRVVTLGTPHRGTPLALAGAVLFGAFSRGIWQMLPGSAFLRELERWPVPRGSELIAVSAGGDAVVPLDAAHVVPGPRRRNASLAQLDHLGFLHRLESHAFVRSVLAT
- a CDS encoding nitroreductase/quinone reductase family protein yields the protein MRHRFVALAAVLAFAGVHALQAAEPAPSDWTALAPVQEIQVLSENPDGSPRETTVWLAVVDGQGFIRTGNTSWYPNLERKPEIGVRVSGAEYAVRAEPIEDESLRERVIAQFREKYGWSDRMVGWFFPGRPHIVKLAPRAP
- a CDS encoding SMP-30/gluconolactonase/LRE family protein — translated: MASDTKVLIDGLCFPEGPRWHDGQFWFSDMHDQRVVRASLDGRSETVVRVPERPSGLGWLPDGRMLVVSMQDRRLMRLDPGGLTPVADLSQVATFHVNDMVVDRAGRAYVGNFGFDLVGGAQPKTTSLARVDPDGRVSVAATDLMFPNGTVITPDDRTLVVGESFGNKLTAFDKAPDGTLSKRRVWAALEGGAIPDGIALDAEGAIWVASPTTGECLRVHEGGRVSRRLRGAGLAYACALGGPERKTLFVCTAETHDPAECVAKRTGRIEIAHVDVAGAGWP
- a CDS encoding TMEM165/GDT1 family protein, which translates into the protein MSVWRLFASTFGLILLAELGDKTQLATLALAASSDSRWVVFLAAASALVLTSAMAVLAGEAVTRVVPAIWIQRAAGVSFVALGLLLLLRASPVSR
- a CDS encoding PIG-L deacetylase family protein; the protein is MEELDPTALGATRVLAVGAHPDDAEFYAGGTLARLADAGAHVGLVVCTGGGRGGRDLDEPVAARAAEQEAAAAHVPFHERVNLGREDGELVNDDALRERLVWWLRRVRPDVVVTHDPRAVFAPVRDRFRLQHSDHRAAGQGLLDSVYPRAASPNFFQEQLAGAGLRTWFPREVWLMDTAEPTVRVDVTKTLERKLDALRAHASQNLDDSLVRAARSIGPAEEFVRLVLRRGEWRG
- a CDS encoding glutathione S-transferase family protein, with the protein product MIKLYEHPLSPYAQKVKIFLLEKGIPFEAHTPIGTGGVEPEFAQASPRGEVPLLVDGATKVFDSTIICEYLEDKYPQKPMRPASAEERARVRMLEDTLDTIYEGVTWAVFEIEGWGRATGELKTQLLKRAAEQIGQFNAWLERELGSRTWFNGDAFGWGDACAYPFVAGAAGQGNAPRAGSNLAKWLARVMERPSVKRCVADIGAVQVGVGVEVLQGMLKSGLFKREYRDHRLEWMMRSGGVSIVLEGMQKNNIRFSNEPA